The following proteins are encoded in a genomic region of Rhodoferax aquaticus:
- the rlmN gene encoding 23S rRNA (adenine(2503)-C(2))-methyltransferase RlmN, translated as MTANLLNFDLDGLADFCDRLGEKRFRATQLFRWIHQRGASRFDEMTDLAKSLREKLKGVAHVTPLELVSQHVSSDGTIKWLFSVGDGDVIETVFIPESDRGTLCISSQAGCAVGCRFCSTGHQGFSRNLTSGEIVSQLWFAEHFLRKHLNRLERVVSNVVMMGMGEPLQNYSALLPSLRVMLDDHAYGLSRRRVTVSTSGVVPMIDKLGGDCPVALAVSLHASNDLLRNDLVPLNRKYPIAELMEACQRYLEKAPRDFITFEYCMLDGVNDTPAHAQELLELVFRFSNGGNWCKFNLIPFNPFPASGLLRSSQATVVNFSKILSDAGVVTTIRKTRGDDIDAACGQLAGDVKDRTNVQSRIAKQRSAGDQFVIPIKAVNG; from the coding sequence ATGACGGCCAATCTGCTCAATTTTGATCTTGATGGGTTGGCCGATTTTTGCGATCGCTTAGGCGAAAAACGCTTCCGAGCAACGCAGTTGTTTAGGTGGATTCACCAGCGTGGGGCCTCTCGTTTTGACGAAATGACCGACTTGGCAAAGTCGCTCCGTGAAAAACTCAAGGGCGTGGCCCATGTAACACCGCTGGAGCTTGTGTCTCAACACGTCTCCTCCGATGGAACCATTAAATGGTTGTTCTCGGTTGGTGATGGTGACGTGATTGAGACTGTGTTTATTCCAGAATCTGACAGGGGAACATTGTGTATTTCCTCCCAGGCAGGATGCGCTGTCGGATGTCGGTTTTGCTCTACGGGGCACCAAGGGTTTAGTAGAAATCTAACATCAGGCGAGATAGTGTCACAGCTATGGTTTGCCGAGCATTTTCTGCGAAAGCATCTGAATCGATTGGAGCGTGTGGTGTCCAACGTTGTCATGATGGGAATGGGTGAACCGCTCCAGAATTACAGCGCGCTGCTACCATCCCTGCGCGTCATGCTTGATGACCATGCGTACGGCCTCTCTCGTAGGCGGGTCACCGTGTCAACATCCGGCGTGGTTCCGATGATTGACAAGCTGGGGGGCGATTGTCCTGTCGCACTTGCGGTGTCTCTCCATGCTTCTAATGATCTCTTGCGCAATGATCTGGTGCCGCTGAACAGAAAGTACCCGATTGCTGAGCTGATGGAGGCGTGCCAAAGATACTTGGAAAAGGCCCCGAGAGACTTCATCACCTTCGAATACTGCATGCTGGACGGTGTCAATGACACCCCTGCTCACGCCCAAGAGCTGTTGGAATTGGTTTTTCGTTTCTCCAATGGGGGGAATTGGTGCAAATTCAACCTTATTCCTTTTAATCCATTCCCAGCTTCAGGTCTGCTTAGGTCATCGCAAGCAACGGTTGTCAACTTCTCTAAAATATTAAGCGATGCGGGCGTCGTAACAACCATTCGTAAAACGCGTGGGGATGATATCGATGCTGCTTGTGGGCAGCTTGCCGGCGACGTCAAGGATAGGACGAATGTGCAGTCAAGAATTGCCAAGCAGCGTAGCGCGGGCGATCAATTCGTTATTCCAATTAAAGCAGTTAATGGCTGA
- the ispG gene encoding flavodoxin-dependent (E)-4-hydroxy-3-methylbut-2-enyl-diphosphate synthase, which produces MNQSTPIAVANPYQRKSLQAKVVWGSRTVTIGGGAPVRIQSMTNTDTVDAIGTAIQVKELALAGSEIVRVTVNTPEAAQAVPYVREQLDRMGIDVPLVGDFHFNGHRLLTDYPECAKALSKYRINPGNVGKGDKRDKQFATMIEIAAKLDKVVRIGVNWGSLDQELLAKLMDQNAQRVEPWDTKSIMYEALITSALDSALQAEHIGLPANQIVLSCKMSGVQDLISVYRELGKRCEYPLHLGLTEAGMGTKGTVASTAALSVLLQEGLGDTIRVSLTPAPGESRTQEVLVAAEILQAMGLRSYVPSVTACPGCGRTTSTTFQELTQQIDDFLRERMPVWRDAYPGVESMKVAVMGCIVNGPGESKHADIGISLPGTGEAPAAPVYIDGEKSITLRGDGIATEFQSIVERYIKQRYGARQSV; this is translated from the coding sequence GTGAACCAAAGTACCCCAATTGCAGTTGCCAACCCATATCAGCGGAAGTCCTTGCAAGCTAAAGTGGTGTGGGGCTCTCGGACGGTCACCATCGGTGGTGGTGCTCCAGTGCGAATTCAGTCAATGACAAATACGGATACTGTCGACGCTATTGGTACGGCGATTCAAGTGAAGGAACTGGCTTTGGCTGGTTCTGAAATTGTAAGGGTGACCGTCAACACCCCGGAAGCAGCCCAGGCCGTGCCTTATGTGCGGGAACAGTTGGACAGAATGGGCATTGATGTGCCGCTCGTGGGCGATTTTCACTTCAATGGCCACCGACTACTCACTGACTATCCAGAGTGCGCCAAGGCGCTGTCTAAGTATCGTATCAATCCTGGCAATGTGGGCAAAGGGGATAAGCGAGATAAGCAGTTTGCCACAATGATTGAAATTGCAGCAAAGCTGGACAAGGTCGTGCGCATTGGCGTAAATTGGGGGAGCCTAGATCAAGAGCTACTGGCGAAACTCATGGATCAAAATGCCCAACGTGTTGAGCCATGGGATACGAAATCGATCATGTATGAAGCCTTGATCACGTCTGCGTTGGATTCAGCGCTACAGGCAGAGCACATTGGGTTGCCGGCCAACCAAATAGTTTTGTCTTGCAAGATGAGTGGTGTCCAAGATCTCATTTCTGTGTATCGGGAGTTAGGCAAGAGGTGTGAATACCCCTTGCATTTAGGTCTGACCGAAGCAGGGATGGGTACTAAGGGGACCGTTGCATCCACGGCCGCATTGTCGGTCTTATTGCAAGAAGGCTTGGGGGACACGATCAGGGTTTCCCTCACGCCTGCACCAGGAGAAAGTCGCACCCAAGAAGTTCTAGTGGCTGCAGAAATTCTTCAAGCAATGGGGTTGCGCTCATATGTACCGAGCGTCACAGCGTGTCCTGGTTGTGGACGTACAACAAGCACAACGTTTCAGGAGCTCACCCAACAGATTGACGATTTCCTCAGAGAGCGCATGCCGGTATGGAGGGATGCGTATCCAGGCGTCGAGTCCATGAAAGTCGCAGTTATGGGCTGTATCGTCAATGGTCCGGGGGAAAGCAAACATGCCGATATTGGTATTAGCCTTCCTGGGACAGGCGAAGCGCCTGCTGCGCCTGTCTATATTGATGGTGAAAAGAGCATAACCTTAAGAGGCGATGGCATTGCGACGGAGTTCCAATCAATTGTTGAGCGCTACATTAAGCAACGATACGGAGCACGTCAGAGCGTTTAA
- the hflK gene encoding FtsH protease activity modulator HflK: MKLNLPYVNWTAMPLWIRNMFNLNDPRWGRGDDKPSDTSKPDDAPPSTSNGGNSNGDRKRGNASGPPDLDELWKDFNRKLGGLFNGNGPSGGNGGSGGSGGFQPDMKNAGVGLGLIMGVVLLIWLGTGFFIVQEGQQAVITQFGRYKATVNAGFNWRLPYPIQRHELIFVTQIRSVDVGRDTVLKATGLRESAMLTQDENILDIKFAVQYRLSDARAYLFESKNPAEAVVQAAETAVREVVGKMKMDAALSEERDQIAPQVRALMQSILDRYNVGVEVVGINLQQGGVRPPEQVQAAFDDVLKAGQERERTKNEAQAYANDVIPRAVGSASRLKEEADAYKARVVAQAQGDSQRFRSVYAEYQKAPQVTRDRMYLDTMQQIYTNVTKVMVDTRQGASLLNLPLDKILQMNGGSAPLSLEQAAAVSGAAPAPAPSPATPIDARSRDAARTRERDSR, from the coding sequence ATGAAACTAAACCTTCCGTATGTAAATTGGACAGCGATGCCTTTGTGGATTCGCAATATGTTCAACTTAAACGATCCTCGATGGGGGCGTGGTGACGACAAGCCCTCCGATACTTCGAAGCCAGATGACGCGCCTCCAAGCACATCTAATGGCGGTAACTCCAATGGGGATCGTAAACGTGGCAATGCGTCGGGTCCACCAGACCTTGATGAATTGTGGAAAGACTTCAATAGGAAGCTAGGCGGTCTTTTTAATGGCAACGGCCCGTCCGGAGGCAATGGAGGTTCTGGAGGGAGCGGCGGATTTCAGCCAGACATGAAAAATGCCGGGGTAGGCCTTGGTTTGATCATGGGCGTAGTGTTGCTGATATGGCTTGGCACAGGCTTTTTCATAGTGCAGGAAGGACAGCAAGCTGTCATAACTCAATTTGGCCGCTACAAGGCAACCGTGAATGCGGGTTTCAATTGGCGTCTGCCGTACCCAATTCAACGTCACGAGTTGATCTTTGTGACCCAAATCCGCTCGGTGGATGTGGGGCGAGATACTGTTTTAAAGGCAACCGGTTTACGTGAGTCAGCCATGTTGACTCAAGACGAAAACATACTGGATATCAAGTTTGCGGTTCAGTACCGCCTTAGCGACGCCCGCGCCTATTTGTTTGAGAGCAAGAACCCGGCGGAGGCTGTCGTGCAAGCGGCAGAAACCGCGGTAAGAGAAGTAGTGGGAAAAATGAAAATGGACGCCGCACTGTCAGAAGAGCGCGACCAGATCGCACCACAAGTTCGCGCACTCATGCAATCGATTTTGGATCGCTACAACGTAGGAGTTGAGGTGGTGGGTATCAATCTGCAGCAAGGGGGGGTTCGGCCGCCTGAACAGGTTCAGGCAGCTTTTGATGATGTATTGAAGGCGGGGCAAGAAAGAGAACGTACCAAAAATGAGGCGCAAGCCTATGCCAATGATGTGATTCCCCGGGCCGTGGGCTCCGCCTCTCGGTTAAAAGAGGAAGCGGATGCCTACAAAGCGCGCGTGGTCGCCCAAGCACAGGGAGATTCTCAGCGCTTCAGATCGGTTTACGCCGAGTACCAGAAGGCCCCTCAGGTCACCCGAGATCGAATGTATTTGGACACCATGCAGCAGATCTACACGAATGTCACCAAGGTGATGGTGGACACACGACAAGGTGCTAGTTTATTGAACTTGCCTCTAGACAAAATACTGCAGATGAATGGCGGCTCAGCACCGTTATCGCTAGAGCAAGCAGCGGCAGTGTCTGGAGCTGCGCCAGCGCCAGCACCTTCGCCCGCAACACCGATAGATGCGCGCAGCCGCGATGCTGCCCGCACCCGTGAACGTGATTCACGCTAG
- the pilW gene encoding type IV pilus biogenesis/stability protein PilW produces MCSQELPSSVARAINSLFQLKQLMAEHNLMRITGSRVSVSQRASCLLLVVCALFSAAACTSSPAVVPSAKADLVTESDEPESRTRARRHLTLAVLYFNDGKTTIALDALKQSITADPNWFEAYNLRGLIYMRLNDSVLAEDSFKRALALEPKSAAVQHNYGRLLCKQSKLTEASMMFRSALANPTYGDRAKTWMTLAECQLEAGQRKDAEVSFQKAFELDTANPFTVYNLALLMFQRGDYVRAQFFARRLNNGDFANAESLWLGVRVERKLGNSDAASQLAGQLKKRFSQSREYAAFEQGNFDE; encoded by the coding sequence ATGTGCAGTCAAGAATTGCCAAGCAGCGTAGCGCGGGCGATCAATTCGTTATTCCAATTAAAGCAGTTAATGGCTGAACACAATTTAATGCGTATCACCGGATCCCGTGTGAGTGTTTCGCAGCGAGCTTCATGCTTGCTTCTTGTGGTGTGTGCACTTTTCAGTGCAGCCGCATGCACGTCAAGCCCTGCGGTAGTGCCGAGTGCCAAGGCAGATCTGGTGACTGAATCGGATGAGCCAGAGTCAAGGACGCGTGCCCGGCGTCACTTAACCTTGGCCGTTTTGTACTTTAACGATGGAAAAACGACAATTGCTCTTGATGCGTTGAAGCAGTCGATTACTGCTGATCCAAATTGGTTTGAAGCATATAACTTGCGCGGTCTGATTTATATGCGGCTAAACGACTCTGTATTAGCAGAGGATAGCTTTAAGCGAGCCTTGGCGCTGGAGCCAAAGTCTGCAGCTGTTCAGCACAACTATGGTCGCTTGCTATGCAAGCAGTCCAAGTTAACTGAAGCCTCGATGATGTTTCGTAGCGCGCTCGCGAATCCCACTTATGGGGACAGAGCAAAAACATGGATGACTTTGGCTGAGTGTCAGTTGGAAGCAGGGCAACGTAAGGATGCGGAAGTAAGTTTTCAAAAAGCGTTTGAGCTCGATACAGCAAACCCATTTACGGTCTACAACTTGGCTTTGCTGATGTTTCAACGTGGTGATTATGTTAGGGCTCAGTTTTTTGCGAGACGACTCAATAACGGGGATTTCGCCAATGCTGAGTCTTTGTGGCTTGGCGTTAGAGTTGAGAGAAAGCTTGGAAATAGTGACGCTGCCTCGCAATTGGCTGGGCAGTTGAAGAAGAGGTTTTCACAATCCCGCGAGTATGCCGCGTTTGAACAGGGTAACTTTGATGAATGA
- the hflX gene encoding GTPase HflX, with protein sequence MSSDLKAVKVPAILVGVDLGGSNFDTELEELSLLAQTGGLTPVGRIVCKRRAPDAALFVGSGKADEIKLLAQQLGAQEVLFDQALSPSQQRNLERQLEMPVNDRTFLILEIFAQRARSHEGKLQVELARLQYLSTRLVRRWSHLERQRGGIGTRGGPGETQIELDRRMIGENIKRTKERLIKVKRQRGTQRRQRERRDAFNISLIGYTNAGKSTLFNALVKARAYAADQLFATLDTTTRQLYLGESSRTVSLSDTVGFIRDLPHGLVDAFQATLQEAIDADLLLHVVDASNPNHVLQMQQVQLVLKEIGAEGIPQVLVFNKVDALDDDRQPIQWLDEYDVDGLRFPRVFVSAKSSLGISRLRQELARITAKVHEPATDEMDRPE encoded by the coding sequence TTGAGTTCCGATCTCAAAGCTGTAAAAGTACCTGCTATTTTGGTAGGTGTGGATTTAGGTGGCTCCAATTTTGATACGGAACTGGAAGAGTTAAGCCTGCTTGCACAGACAGGCGGATTAACTCCTGTCGGTCGCATAGTTTGCAAACGCAGGGCGCCAGATGCGGCATTGTTTGTTGGTTCGGGCAAGGCTGACGAAATCAAGTTGTTGGCGCAACAACTTGGGGCACAGGAAGTTCTTTTTGACCAAGCATTAAGCCCAAGCCAACAACGTAACCTTGAACGTCAATTGGAAATGCCGGTCAATGACCGCACTTTCCTGATACTTGAAATATTTGCCCAGCGTGCGCGTAGTCATGAGGGAAAGCTTCAAGTGGAGCTTGCTAGATTGCAGTACCTTTCTACGCGCTTAGTTCGTCGTTGGTCGCATTTGGAACGGCAGCGTGGCGGGATTGGCACGAGAGGTGGGCCCGGAGAAACCCAGATCGAGCTAGATCGCCGCATGATTGGCGAGAACATCAAGCGGACCAAAGAGCGACTGATCAAAGTAAAGCGACAACGCGGTACGCAAAGGCGTCAGCGTGAAAGGCGTGACGCATTCAACATATCGTTGATTGGCTATACGAACGCTGGTAAGTCAACGCTTTTCAATGCGCTGGTCAAGGCAAGAGCTTACGCTGCAGATCAGTTGTTCGCTACGCTTGATACAACCACCCGTCAGCTTTACTTGGGAGAGTCTTCGCGGACGGTTTCTTTGTCCGATACCGTGGGCTTCATTCGTGACTTACCGCACGGTTTGGTTGACGCGTTTCAAGCTACCTTGCAGGAAGCGATTGATGCTGACCTGTTGCTACATGTAGTTGATGCATCGAACCCCAACCACGTTTTGCAAATGCAGCAAGTCCAGTTGGTCTTGAAGGAGATTGGCGCTGAGGGAATTCCTCAGGTGTTGGTCTTCAACAAGGTCGATGCGCTGGACGACGACCGTCAGCCCATTCAATGGCTTGACGAGTATGACGTCGATGGATTGCGCTTCCCTAGGGTGTTTGTGAGTGCCAAGTCGTCCTTAGGTATTTCACGGTTACGCCAAGAGTTAGCGCGTATCACAGCCAAAGTGCATGAACCAGCGACTGATGAAATGGATCGCCCCGAATGA
- the der gene encoding ribosome biogenesis GTPase Der: MKPVIALVGRPNVGKSTLFNRLTKTRDAIVADFAGLTRDRHYGNGKHGRIEFIVIDTGGFEPDASSGIYMEMAKQTRQAVAEADVVLFVVDARAGISAQDHEIAKYLRKLGKSCVLLANKAEGLKEGAQLVEFFELGLGEVVPISASHGQGIKPLLDLALTALVPEQPDGEFAEVDPAVIKLAVAGRPNVGKSTLINTWLGEERLVAFDMPGTTRDAITVPFERNGQKFELIDTAGLRRKGRVFEAIEKFSVVKTLQAIESAGVALLLIDATQGVTDQDAHIAGYILESGRAVVLAVNKWDAIDEYQRELVKRSLETRMGFLKFATVHFISAQKRQGLGPLWDSIAQAHRAANRKMSTPVLTRLLLEAVQFQTPKKSGMYRPKLRYAHQGGMNPPIIVIHGNSLEHVTDAYKRFLEGRFRKEFDLVGTPLKIQFKSSENPFTEKESR; this comes from the coding sequence ATGAAACCTGTAATTGCACTAGTCGGTCGTCCCAATGTGGGAAAGTCCACCCTCTTTAATCGTTTGACCAAGACTAGGGACGCCATCGTCGCAGACTTTGCAGGGTTGACGAGAGACCGTCACTATGGCAATGGTAAGCACGGCCGTATCGAATTCATCGTAATCGATACGGGAGGGTTCGAGCCGGATGCATCCTCTGGAATTTACATGGAGATGGCGAAGCAGACTCGCCAGGCCGTGGCTGAAGCTGATGTGGTGTTGTTTGTGGTCGATGCTCGCGCGGGAATATCTGCTCAAGACCATGAGATCGCGAAGTACCTTCGAAAGCTTGGTAAATCGTGTGTGTTGTTGGCCAATAAAGCTGAGGGCTTGAAAGAAGGTGCTCAGCTGGTCGAGTTCTTTGAGCTAGGATTGGGTGAGGTCGTTCCTATCTCCGCGTCGCATGGCCAAGGAATAAAGCCACTGCTTGATTTGGCTTTGACTGCTCTCGTGCCAGAGCAACCTGATGGCGAGTTCGCAGAGGTTGACCCTGCCGTGATCAAACTTGCGGTAGCGGGGCGGCCCAACGTAGGCAAATCTACCCTGATTAACACCTGGTTGGGGGAGGAGCGCTTAGTTGCATTCGATATGCCTGGCACCACTCGCGACGCCATTACTGTACCGTTCGAGAGAAATGGTCAAAAGTTTGAGTTAATCGATACCGCAGGCCTACGTCGAAAAGGCCGTGTGTTTGAGGCAATTGAAAAATTCTCAGTCGTGAAGACGCTGCAGGCGATTGAATCGGCGGGTGTTGCCCTCCTGTTGATAGATGCCACGCAGGGCGTAACTGATCAAGACGCCCACATAGCGGGGTATATATTGGAATCAGGCCGGGCTGTGGTATTGGCGGTCAACAAATGGGACGCCATTGATGAATATCAGCGAGAGCTAGTCAAGCGCTCTTTAGAAACTCGGATGGGGTTCTTGAAGTTTGCAACGGTGCACTTCATTTCTGCGCAGAAGCGTCAAGGCTTAGGTCCTCTGTGGGACTCTATTGCCCAAGCGCACCGTGCCGCTAACCGCAAAATGTCAACGCCGGTGCTGACTCGCCTGTTGCTTGAAGCGGTGCAATTTCAAACGCCGAAAAAATCGGGAATGTACCGTCCGAAGTTGCGCTACGCGCATCAAGGAGGCATGAATCCGCCGATCATTGTGATCCACGGAAATTCCTTGGAACACGTGACGGATGCTTACAAACGCTTCCTTGAAGGACGATTTCGAAAAGAATTCGATTTGGTAGGCACACCGTTGAAAATCCAGTTCAAGTCCTCTGAAAACCCTTTCACGGAGAAAGAGTCACGATGA
- the bamB gene encoding outer membrane protein assembly factor BamB, producing the protein MTIRNVAFRLFARLSSVAFCVVGVVACSTVDRPKPSELGPINALISITQVWSTSLPAVTFPVDVKVNGGKVYLAASDGTVVALDGATGRDVWRLPLGVRVAAGVGTDGVNTAVVTQANELIMVNGAKELWRQKINGMTLTSPVVAGERVFVLAADRTMYAFDGKTGRRLWQQQRSGDALVLAQAGILQPFEDTLLFGSSGRLIGVSPQNGQSLWDTSIASSRGSNEVERLVDLVAGASRVESSMCVRAYQIAVGCVDLRKGTTTWTKPLRGFSGIDGNPTMVVATEANGQLIALRRDNGDKLWTSDKLLHRKLSAPLLVGKTIVVGDETGAVYFFSRDTGELTNRMVTNAGPISATPVVVGQTVVVVTQRGNVFGFRPE; encoded by the coding sequence GTGACTATTCGCAACGTCGCTTTTCGGTTGTTTGCACGCCTTTCAAGCGTGGCTTTTTGTGTGGTGGGAGTTGTTGCCTGCTCTACAGTGGATCGACCTAAACCAAGCGAGCTGGGGCCAATTAATGCACTGATTAGCATCACGCAAGTTTGGTCCACTAGCCTGCCTGCTGTTACTTTTCCGGTTGATGTAAAGGTTAATGGTGGCAAGGTCTATTTGGCGGCCAGCGATGGTACGGTTGTGGCGTTAGATGGAGCTACGGGGCGTGATGTATGGCGTTTGCCTTTAGGGGTAAGGGTTGCAGCTGGCGTTGGAACTGACGGTGTAAACACAGCGGTCGTTACTCAGGCCAATGAACTGATCATGGTTAACGGGGCAAAAGAGCTCTGGAGGCAAAAGATCAACGGAATGACATTAACCTCTCCAGTGGTTGCTGGGGAGCGTGTATTTGTGTTGGCAGCCGACAGAACTATGTATGCGTTTGATGGGAAAACTGGCCGTAGGCTCTGGCAGCAGCAGAGATCTGGGGATGCTTTGGTGCTAGCCCAAGCTGGGATATTGCAACCCTTCGAAGACACGCTGTTGTTCGGCTCTTCTGGCCGGCTTATTGGAGTTAGCCCACAAAACGGGCAATCGCTATGGGATACCAGCATTGCCAGTAGTCGTGGAAGCAATGAAGTTGAACGTCTAGTTGACCTAGTGGCAGGTGCGTCTCGGGTTGAAAGTTCAATGTGCGTGCGGGCTTATCAGATTGCTGTTGGTTGTGTCGATCTCCGCAAGGGGACCACAACGTGGACCAAGCCACTGAGAGGATTCTCTGGAATTGATGGCAATCCGACCATGGTTGTCGCAACCGAAGCGAATGGGCAACTAATTGCGCTTCGTCGTGACAATGGAGACAAGCTTTGGACATCTGACAAATTGCTACACCGCAAATTGTCTGCCCCATTGCTGGTTGGTAAGACCATCGTTGTAGGTGATGAGACGGGTGCCGTTTACTTCTTTTCGAGGGACACCGGAGAGTTGACCAACCGCATGGTGACCAACGCAGGACCGATAAGCGCGACTCCGGTGGTGGTTGGTCAAACCGTTGTGGTCGTAACACAACGCGGAAACGTATTTGGCTTTAGGCCCGAGTAA
- the hfq gene encoding RNA chaperone Hfq yields MNNKGQLLQDPFLNALRREHVPVSIYLVNGIKLQGQIESFDQYVVLLRNTVTQMVYKHAISTIVPGRSVNFATTGNGDEPAAA; encoded by the coding sequence GTGAATAACAAAGGCCAACTGTTGCAAGATCCCTTTTTGAATGCACTGCGTCGCGAGCATGTGCCAGTCTCGATTTACTTGGTAAACGGCATCAAGCTGCAAGGACAAATCGAATCATTTGATCAGTATGTCGTGCTTCTTCGTAATACTGTGACTCAGATGGTGTACAAGCATGCGATCTCAACCATTGTTCCGGGGCGCTCAGTGAACTTTGCAACGACTGGAAATGGAGATGAGCCTGCTGCCGCGTAA
- a CDS encoding helix-turn-helix domain-containing protein yields MNDSDHLDTNDSVSAIQFNESLSAGAMIKAAREAAGLHVAALAVSMKVPVKKLEALESDRLDQLPDAVFVRALASSVCRTLKIDPTPVLLKLPQTNAPRLTSDRSGINAPFNPPSDQKHYSAASPANKPVVWLVVALLLAAFAILFLPDLTVNEKVDVVGPPQATVQMPVEVSAKPDLVKPMDVPVVPLTSQVEPQLAAPQQQTLESLPKVTASAQAPSALTAPSSPVTAPLPGAQLAQSAIVFKAKGDSWIEVLDASKAVQLRRIVSAGETVAVSGTLPLSVVIGRVDAVEVEVRGSKFGLSEIARDNVARFEVK; encoded by the coding sequence ATGAATGATTCGGATCATTTAGACACTAACGACTCCGTGTCGGCAATTCAATTCAACGAGAGTCTTTCGGCAGGGGCGATGATTAAGGCAGCGCGTGAAGCTGCTGGACTGCATGTTGCCGCATTGGCTGTGTCTATGAAAGTTCCAGTCAAGAAGTTGGAAGCGCTTGAGTCCGACCGTCTAGACCAGCTTCCTGACGCCGTCTTTGTCCGTGCGCTGGCGTCTAGCGTATGCCGGACCCTCAAGATAGACCCCACCCCCGTCTTGCTGAAGTTGCCACAGACAAACGCCCCTCGTTTGACCTCTGATCGGAGTGGAATCAATGCCCCATTTAACCCGCCTAGCGACCAGAAGCACTATTCTGCGGCGAGCCCCGCCAATAAACCCGTAGTTTGGTTGGTTGTGGCCCTGCTGTTGGCGGCCTTTGCGATACTGTTCTTGCCGGACCTCACCGTCAATGAGAAGGTGGATGTAGTGGGTCCGCCACAAGCCACTGTTCAAATGCCGGTTGAAGTGTCTGCGAAGCCGGATCTTGTTAAGCCAATGGATGTTCCTGTTGTCCCGTTAACTTCCCAAGTAGAGCCGCAGCTGGCGGCACCGCAACAGCAGACTTTGGAGTCTTTGCCCAAGGTGACGGCGAGTGCACAGGCTCCATCAGCCTTGACAGCGCCTAGCTCACCAGTGACAGCCCCCCTTCCCGGCGCGCAATTGGCCCAGAGTGCAATTGTCTTTAAGGCTAAAGGTGACTCTTGGATAGAAGTGCTTGATGCGAGCAAGGCCGTCCAGTTGCGCAGAATTGTGTCTGCTGGTGAGACGGTCGCCGTAAGCGGTACTTTACCCCTGTCGGTCGTGATTGGGCGCGTTGATGCCGTGGAAGTAGAAGTTCGCGGTAGCAAATTTGGATTGTCCGAAATAGCGCGAGATAACGTTGCTCGCTTTGAGGTGAAATAG
- a CDS encoding YfgM family protein → MANHLDLEEQEQLDQLKHFWAQYGNWITWVLIVVLGGFASWNGFQYWQRTQAVQAAALYDEVERMALSADSDKTIRAFEEMKARFGSTVYAQQAGLLASKTAEVAGNSQASLTALTWVAEKGADKGYAGVAKLRLASALIAQKSYDLAEKALQGLDADFEPLAQDRRGDIYAIQGKKTEAIAAYKAAYGMFDGRSDYRRLVEVKLNALGVHVDATLSKTIVEAAK, encoded by the coding sequence ATGGCAAATCATTTAGATCTCGAAGAACAAGAGCAGTTAGATCAGCTTAAGCATTTTTGGGCCCAGTATGGCAATTGGATTACTTGGGTGCTGATCGTTGTATTAGGCGGCTTTGCTTCGTGGAATGGCTTTCAGTATTGGCAACGCACCCAAGCTGTGCAGGCCGCAGCACTGTATGACGAAGTTGAACGTATGGCTTTGTCTGCGGATTCAGATAAAACCATTCGCGCCTTCGAAGAAATGAAGGCTCGCTTTGGCTCTACAGTGTATGCGCAACAGGCAGGTCTTTTGGCTTCGAAAACTGCAGAAGTTGCCGGCAATTCTCAGGCTTCCTTGACAGCGCTTACGTGGGTAGCGGAGAAAGGTGCCGACAAGGGTTACGCAGGGGTTGCGAAGTTGCGGCTAGCCAGTGCACTGATTGCGCAAAAATCTTATGACTTAGCCGAAAAGGCGCTACAGGGTCTCGACGCTGATTTTGAACCTTTAGCCCAAGACAGGCGCGGTGACATCTATGCAATTCAGGGTAAGAAAACAGAAGCCATTGCAGCCTACAAGGCTGCGTACGGGATGTTTGATGGTCGATCAGACTATCGTCGCCTTGTGGAAGTTAAGTTGAATGCGCTTGGTGTCCATGTAGACGCTACCTTGTCTAAAACAATTGTCGAGGCGGCAAAGTGA